A genomic region of Leptospira mtsangambouensis contains the following coding sequences:
- a CDS encoding bactofilin family protein: protein MAIGKDSINSVIGPGSIFEGKFYIAGSLRIDGKFEGDIKTEDALVIGETGKVKTNISAREVIVSGTLIGNIKAENEVKLEGTGRMLGDITAPYLELQKGVVAKGNITITGGQKKDVRKIVEESFGGIKSLDTKD from the coding sequence ATGGCAATAGGTAAGGATTCCATCAATAGCGTTATCGGACCAGGGTCGATATTTGAAGGTAAGTTTTATATCGCAGGTTCACTTAGAATCGATGGAAAATTCGAAGGTGATATCAAAACAGAAGATGCACTTGTCATCGGAGAAACCGGTAAAGTTAAAACGAATATCAGCGCAAGAGAAGTCATTGTATCTGGTACCCTAATCGGAAACATCAAAGCCGAAAACGAAGTAAAACTCGAAGGTACAGGACGTATGTTAGGTGATATCACTGCTCCATACTTAGAACTTCAAAAAGGTGTAGTTGCAAAAGGAAATATTACAATCACCGGCGGCCAGAAAAAAGACGTTCGTAAGATTGTGGAAGAATCCTTTGGCGGTATCAAATCTTTAGACACTAAGGATTAA
- a CDS encoding diaminopimelate decarboxylase, with the protein MTSIEKLKFLKEDQVRSLANEFGTPLFVYSEKEIEQKCDEALAFPNAFGLQVRYAMKANPNSNILQIMKKKGILIDASSEHEVVRALHFGFKPESIMLTSQEFPKAFAELIGKGVKFNACSLRQLEAFGKTFPGKSVSIRFNPGLGSGHTKKTDVGGVTSSFGIWHEKLPEVKAIVEKYKIIVEKVHTHIGSGSDPEVWKAVAKYTLEYAEAFPTVTVVSLGGGYKVGRMEDEKSTDLQKIGAPVKPQFEEFAAKHGRKLILEIEPGTYLVALCGALLTTVDDLVDTGPKGFRFMKLDAGMDSNTRPSLYGARHPLITVKKDGGDPKSNQEYVVVGHCCESGDVFTQKEGGEPVTRLMGEAEVGDHVVMEAVGAYCAGMSTKNYNSFPETAEVLLRTNGEAKLIRKKEPVLEIFRNEIRVVE; encoded by the coding sequence ATGACATCAATCGAAAAACTAAAGTTTTTGAAAGAAGACCAAGTACGGTCTTTAGCAAATGAATTCGGCACGCCACTCTTTGTCTATTCCGAGAAAGAAATTGAACAAAAATGTGACGAGGCCTTGGCATTCCCGAATGCTTTCGGCTTACAAGTCCGTTATGCCATGAAGGCAAATCCCAATTCCAATATCCTTCAGATCATGAAAAAGAAAGGCATCCTAATTGATGCTTCCTCAGAACATGAAGTAGTGCGAGCCCTCCACTTTGGATTCAAACCAGAATCCATCATGCTTACCTCCCAAGAGTTTCCCAAAGCTTTTGCAGAACTCATTGGAAAAGGGGTAAAGTTCAATGCTTGTTCCCTTCGCCAACTCGAAGCCTTTGGAAAGACTTTCCCTGGAAAATCAGTTTCCATTCGTTTCAATCCTGGTCTTGGGTCGGGCCATACCAAAAAAACCGATGTAGGAGGAGTCACTTCTTCTTTTGGAATTTGGCATGAAAAACTCCCAGAAGTCAAAGCCATCGTAGAAAAATACAAAATCATAGTGGAAAAAGTCCACACTCATATTGGTTCGGGTAGTGACCCGGAAGTTTGGAAGGCGGTGGCCAAGTATACTTTGGAATATGCTGAGGCTTTCCCAACGGTCACGGTGGTGAGCCTTGGTGGTGGTTACAAAGTGGGGAGGATGGAAGATGAAAAATCCACCGACTTACAAAAGATTGGTGCCCCAGTAAAACCACAATTTGAAGAATTTGCTGCTAAACATGGAAGAAAACTCATATTAGAAATCGAACCGGGAACTTACCTAGTGGCACTTTGTGGGGCTCTTCTTACAACCGTGGATGACTTAGTGGACACAGGTCCAAAAGGTTTTCGTTTTATGAAACTCGATGCAGGTATGGATTCAAACACCAGACCTTCGTTATATGGAGCAAGGCACCCTCTTATCACAGTGAAAAAAGATGGGGGAGATCCTAAGTCAAATCAGGAATATGTAGTTGTGGGTCATTGTTGTGAATCCGGTGATGTTTTTACCCAAAAAGAAGGGGGAGAACCCGTGACAAGACTTATGGGAGAAGCCGAAGTAGGTGACCATGTTGTGATGGAAGCTGTTGGTGCTTACTGTGCGGGAATGTCGACAAAGAACTACAATAGTTTTCCTGAAACGGCAGAGGTTTTACTTCGCACAAACGGAGAGGCAAAACTGATTCGAAAAAAAGAGCCAGTTTTGGAAATCTTTCGAAACGAAATTCGTGTGGTGGAATGA
- a CDS encoding M23 family metallopeptidase — MLLRSPEKSTIGKHVLRWGNINVIQVSPGKYFYNLQSQSSVLHGTIDLNRKRYRILPLLASSFILAFFLSIIVDKQTYEESLMEKEFLSMSTEVEENDIKDKEAKLADAKYLQETEDKKMAILRSADLDALADNKNKKLKVTQYKVKKNETLSDIARRFKVSAESIAGSSGINPEVSILPGQILNIPNKQGLVYKLKKGDTLAKVADYYKVKIDDIYSENQLDDYDLFKSGQKVFLPGAVIPETGPVWRIPVVSKVITSGWGTRSYPQYKFHMALDLRANYESVYAARKGKVTYSGWMGGYGNAIILTHDDNYQTLYAHNSKLFVKEGDYVSAGKVISRSGCTGYCFGPHLHFEVIKDGKNVNPTKIIKGFSYK; from the coding sequence ATGCTACTTCGATCTCCAGAAAAGTCTACGATCGGTAAGCATGTGTTACGCTGGGGAAACATTAACGTCATCCAAGTTTCTCCTGGTAAGTATTTTTACAACCTCCAGTCACAATCCAGTGTTCTTCATGGAACGATCGATCTAAACCGGAAACGGTATCGAATCCTCCCACTACTCGCTTCTTCCTTTATCTTAGCATTCTTTTTATCAATCATTGTAGACAAACAAACTTATGAAGAAAGTTTAATGGAAAAAGAATTCCTTAGTATGTCCACTGAGGTAGAAGAGAACGATATCAAAGACAAAGAGGCAAAACTTGCCGATGCCAAATACTTACAAGAAACAGAAGATAAAAAAATGGCCATCCTTCGTTCGGCCGATTTGGATGCTCTGGCAGATAACAAAAACAAAAAACTAAAAGTTACTCAATACAAAGTCAAAAAGAACGAAACCCTTTCTGATATTGCACGTAGATTTAAAGTGTCAGCAGAATCCATTGCGGGAAGTTCGGGAATTAACCCAGAAGTATCAATCCTCCCTGGCCAAATCCTAAACATACCCAACAAACAAGGATTAGTTTATAAGTTAAAAAAAGGCGATACTCTTGCCAAAGTGGCCGACTACTACAAAGTTAAAATTGATGATATTTATTCTGAAAACCAATTAGATGATTATGATTTATTTAAATCAGGACAAAAGGTATTCCTTCCAGGAGCAGTGATTCCAGAAACAGGACCTGTTTGGAGAATTCCCGTTGTTTCCAAAGTCATTACTTCAGGTTGGGGAACTCGTTCCTACCCTCAATACAAATTCCATATGGCCCTCGACTTACGAGCTAATTATGAATCTGTGTATGCGGCAAGGAAAGGAAAGGTTACCTATTCTGGTTGGATGGGTGGGTATGGAAATGCGATCATCCTCACACATGATGATAATTACCAAACCTTATATGCTCATAACTCGAAACTCTTCGTAAAAGAAGGTGACTATGTGAGTGCTGGGAAAGTCATCTCTCGCTCCGGTTGCACAGGATATTGTTTTGGCCCCCACCTCCATTTCGAAGTCATCAAAGATGGAAAAAACGTAAACCCAACAAAAATCATCAAAGGATTTTCCTATAAATAA
- a CDS encoding zinc dependent phospholipase C family protein, translating into MAGKITHIEALSQVKKHLEHGNATQRRMAALLSRPDVASYANLGAVAPDIFYFYHVLQPKRTKKAAFFGDLAHHHRVAELVLSFLDQVHDTEMGLYRDRFLAFTLGYICHCVVDIQTHPYIFYISGDYYNNDKKISYQAQVNHMKVEFGLDTLLINHRWGMSAREYDFPQYIDIRHRTVGIKNKMDPVLWNFWLQSIKETFPLEFASSYLGSEKKIIPGDILNESYLGFYRFTSTLDSRSTLMRGLVSVVDTLTFHKYNASVLMLPALENINPKIMNDEKREWFYPADPKRKFNDSFIELLNQASQACKEILTRAYEYSFSPESRSKILESLGGYNLDTGLRYHGIDHMKEFSPLV; encoded by the coding sequence ATGGCAGGAAAGATTACACATATTGAAGCACTCTCCCAAGTGAAAAAACATTTGGAACATGGAAACGCAACCCAACGTAGAATGGCTGCATTACTTTCGCGTCCCGATGTTGCCTCTTATGCCAACCTTGGTGCCGTGGCTCCCGATATCTTTTACTTCTATCATGTGTTACAACCCAAAAGAACAAAGAAGGCCGCTTTCTTCGGAGACCTTGCCCACCACCACCGAGTTGCCGAACTAGTATTAAGTTTTCTCGACCAAGTCCACGATACGGAAATGGGACTCTATAGAGATCGTTTTCTTGCGTTCACATTAGGGTATATCTGCCACTGCGTAGTCGACATCCAAACCCATCCTTATATTTTTTACATCTCCGGGGATTACTATAACAACGATAAGAAGATCTCTTACCAGGCACAAGTCAACCACATGAAAGTTGAGTTTGGTTTAGATACCCTTCTCATCAATCATCGTTGGGGAATGAGTGCAAGGGAATACGATTTCCCCCAATACATCGATATCCGCCACCGAACGGTAGGAATTAAAAACAAAATGGATCCTGTGCTTTGGAATTTTTGGTTACAATCCATCAAAGAAACCTTTCCCTTGGAGTTTGCTTCCTCCTATTTGGGTTCCGAAAAAAAAATCATTCCCGGTGATATCTTAAACGAATCCTATTTGGGATTTTACCGGTTTACCTCTACCTTAGATTCGAGAAGTACACTCATGCGCGGGCTTGTCAGTGTAGTGGATACGCTGACCTTTCATAAATACAATGCCAGTGTTCTCATGTTGCCAGCTCTAGAAAATATCAATCCCAAGATTATGAATGATGAAAAACGGGAATGGTTTTATCCAGCGGACCCGAAACGTAAGTTCAACGACTCTTTTATTGAACTTTTGAACCAAGCAAGCCAGGCTTGCAAAGAAATTTTAACGAGAGCCTACGAATATAGTTTTTCTCCGGAAAGCAGATCGAAAATTCTGGAATCTCTCGGTGGTTACAATTTGGATACCGGTCTCCGTTACCACGGAATCGACCATATGAAGGAATTTTCTCCACTCGTTTGA
- a CDS encoding penicillin-binding protein 1A, whose protein sequence is MKQEPVGLFEKYFIIWFRIVTERIWTGDKRLRNTAIAIFAFGALNVFLLTGSIKDFFKLKEAAVYDIPSTLYGLNDKGEYEPIAEYYKFSRIPVRLEQLKPEENALSADNRHKVIQCFLSTEDNSFYSHNGIDLKGIARAFVVNIMAGRVKEGASTITQQVARLKFLSIERSIARKAREAWLAILLELVYPKDKILEVYLNEIPLGHGTIGVGAASRFYFRKEVQDVTWGEAAILASLTTRPTQFSPIVNPVSSLNKVRVVFRKLVENGRMSVADAEKEYAALDEYYTNLNRSPNDSAFSDRLNRFPYVTEYIRKNLIRSIGSGRLYNGGLKIYSTIQIRHQEEAEKALLPALQRQTLESNQRAFRNIDAFDDLYGSGYSLIADLYDLPDFKFHISRTERTFSSAYQEDLRDEFYALNLLTGDDFLGDLIDKNYTSQTTKDHLLPVEGSLIAIRPETGYITALVGGSGFRSDNQQIRPFQAFRQPGSAFKPILYAAAMDYSGKNPDPEKNVTPATLFADSPLQYLMEDGDEWAPENYSSEYSGFILLRKALEQSKNSVAVRVLEQVGLSHLMDSLRGLLQLPGRDIPYNFSVSLGSFELTPYELTRAYAALASGGKTVNPISVLYVEDNSGKIIKDFRKDFEDEDRKQIISKEAAFLITSMMRDVVEEGTGRGVLSYGLNRKAYGKTGTTNNFRDAWFVGYTPELVTSVWFGYDVGTISLGRGMTGGKLAAPVWGRFMARALDREPAVDFPWLSEVKVTKKTVCRMSGKLPGSQCHDLFEEYFIPQTAPKDVCNDHGSSWNVVESRPNLPSTPTAQTEKKKSEKIEKQPSSSKAPKRKKSVFSGDEEIDY, encoded by the coding sequence ATGAAACAAGAACCCGTTGGGCTCTTTGAAAAGTATTTTATCATTTGGTTTCGAATTGTTACAGAAAGGATTTGGACCGGAGACAAAAGATTAAGAAACACCGCCATAGCAATTTTTGCCTTTGGAGCCTTGAATGTTTTTTTACTCACAGGTTCCATTAAAGATTTTTTTAAACTAAAAGAAGCTGCTGTTTATGATATCCCTTCCACCTTATATGGATTAAATGACAAAGGGGAATACGAACCCATTGCCGAATATTATAAATTCTCAAGAATTCCTGTTCGATTAGAACAATTAAAACCAGAAGAGAATGCGCTTTCTGCAGACAATCGCCACAAGGTCATCCAATGTTTTTTATCAACTGAGGATAACTCTTTTTATTCACACAATGGAATTGATTTAAAAGGGATTGCTCGCGCTTTTGTTGTGAACATTATGGCGGGCCGAGTCAAAGAAGGTGCCTCCACCATCACCCAACAGGTGGCACGCCTTAAATTTTTATCGATAGAACGTTCCATCGCGAGAAAAGCTCGTGAAGCTTGGCTTGCCATTTTACTCGAACTGGTGTATCCGAAAGATAAAATTTTGGAAGTATACTTAAACGAAATTCCACTGGGACACGGAACCATTGGAGTCGGTGCAGCCTCTCGGTTTTACTTTCGAAAAGAAGTCCAAGATGTAACTTGGGGGGAAGCTGCCATTCTTGCCAGTCTTACCACAAGACCCACCCAGTTTAGTCCCATCGTCAATCCTGTATCCAGTTTAAACAAAGTGCGAGTTGTATTTCGTAAGTTAGTCGAAAATGGAAGGATGTCTGTTGCTGACGCAGAAAAAGAATATGCCGCACTCGACGAATATTATACCAATTTAAATCGTTCTCCGAATGATTCTGCTTTTTCTGACAGGTTAAACCGTTTTCCATATGTAACAGAATACATTCGCAAAAATTTAATCCGATCCATTGGTTCTGGCCGTTTGTACAATGGGGGACTTAAAATTTATTCCACCATCCAAATCCGCCACCAAGAAGAAGCAGAAAAAGCCCTTCTCCCTGCCCTGCAAAGACAAACTTTGGAATCCAACCAAAGAGCGTTTCGAAATATCGATGCCTTTGATGATTTGTATGGAAGTGGGTATTCTCTCATTGCTGATTTGTATGACCTTCCTGATTTTAAATTCCATATCTCCCGAACAGAACGTACGTTTTCTTCCGCTTACCAAGAAGACTTACGCGATGAATTTTATGCCTTAAACTTGTTAACTGGAGACGATTTTCTAGGTGATTTGATTGATAAAAACTACACTTCACAAACCACAAAAGACCATCTCCTTCCAGTAGAAGGATCACTCATTGCGATTCGTCCAGAAACAGGATATATTACTGCGTTAGTTGGTGGATCAGGATTTCGTTCTGACAACCAACAGATCCGTCCTTTCCAAGCCTTCCGCCAACCAGGTTCTGCATTCAAACCCATTCTTTATGCAGCAGCGATGGATTATTCTGGCAAAAACCCTGATCCAGAAAAAAATGTAACACCTGCTACTCTATTTGCAGATTCCCCGCTTCAATATTTGATGGAGGACGGCGATGAATGGGCCCCAGAGAACTACAGTAGCGAATACTCTGGTTTTATTTTACTCAGAAAAGCATTAGAACAATCCAAAAACTCTGTGGCGGTTCGAGTTTTAGAACAAGTGGGACTTTCCCACCTAATGGATAGTTTGCGAGGACTTTTACAATTACCTGGTCGCGACATCCCTTATAACTTCAGCGTTTCTCTTGGTTCCTTTGAACTCACTCCATATGAACTCACACGAGCCTATGCAGCCCTTGCCTCCGGTGGCAAAACAGTCAATCCTATCTCTGTTTTGTATGTTGAAGACAATTCAGGAAAAATCATCAAAGATTTTCGCAAAGACTTCGAAGATGAGGATCGCAAACAAATCATCTCGAAGGAAGCTGCCTTTCTCATCACTTCCATGATGCGAGACGTTGTGGAAGAAGGAACGGGTCGTGGGGTTTTGTCTTATGGACTAAACCGTAAAGCTTATGGAAAAACAGGGACTACCAATAACTTTCGAGATGCATGGTTTGTCGGTTACACCCCAGAACTTGTGACTTCTGTCTGGTTTGGGTATGATGTGGGAACCATTTCCCTCGGACGAGGGATGACTGGTGGGAAACTCGCCGCACCTGTTTGGGGTCGGTTTATGGCAAGAGCCCTTGATCGGGAACCCGCTGTCGACTTTCCTTGGCTTAGCGAGGTAAAAGTCACGAAAAAGACAGTTTGCCGGATGTCGGGAAAACTGCCTGGATCCCAATGCCATGACCTATTTGAAGAGTATTTCATCCCACAAACGGCTCCCAAGGACGTTTGTAATGACCACGGCTCATCTTGGAATGTAGTGGAATCAAGGCCGAACCTCCCTTCGACCCCAACCGCACAAACAGAAAAGAAAAAGTCGGAAAAAATAGAGAAACAACCTAGTTCATCCAAAGCGCCGAAACGAAAAAAATCAGTCTTTAGCGGGGATGAGGAAATCGACTACTAA